A region from the Cryptosporangium arvum DSM 44712 genome encodes:
- a CDS encoding ABC transporter substrate-binding protein encodes MKRRLLIPLVVATVALSACGSNSGAEDDTAAGSSSAFDVENCADPDAATAKITDTLKVGWSAATSGPLADAVGNVIEGMEARFAVANAAGGIDGVKLQVVVKDDAFNPERARTNVGELIEKDKVDVLDTFGSGQLDAMSDAQNDACVPLLFGQASVPAYRDATKFPWTTEYLPSAEVEMKVVVEGLKTKYPQGAKVALAANQTESGQGYANGFKKAIEGTNFTIAKEAPLTDPNTAASALKASAAPILVNAGVTTDCLALTQAIGRVGWKPETVIQPSNCADGATLYAPAGAAADQQQILKWLKDPADQAFASDAAVQEYLKQSAANGADSPTNSYTVNGWAIGDLMIDVFTNAAKSKEGLSRASIMQAARNQSYQPPMFIDGIKFTMTPDKSLGIQAFQPYTWQAGAKRFTSSGDVIDISDGQ; translated from the coding sequence ATGAAGCGCAGACTCCTCATTCCCCTGGTCGTGGCCACCGTGGCGCTCTCCGCCTGCGGCAGCAACAGCGGCGCCGAGGACGACACCGCCGCCGGATCGTCGAGCGCCTTCGACGTCGAGAACTGCGCGGACCCGGACGCCGCCACCGCGAAGATCACCGACACGCTCAAGGTCGGCTGGTCGGCCGCCACGTCCGGGCCGCTGGCCGACGCGGTCGGCAACGTCATCGAAGGCATGGAGGCCCGGTTCGCGGTGGCCAACGCGGCCGGCGGCATCGACGGCGTGAAGCTGCAGGTGGTGGTGAAGGACGACGCGTTCAACCCGGAGCGCGCCCGCACCAACGTCGGCGAGCTGATCGAGAAGGACAAGGTCGACGTACTCGACACGTTCGGCTCCGGCCAGCTCGACGCGATGAGCGACGCCCAGAACGACGCCTGCGTACCGCTGCTGTTCGGGCAGGCCAGCGTGCCCGCCTACCGCGACGCGACGAAGTTCCCGTGGACCACCGAGTACCTGCCCTCGGCCGAGGTCGAGATGAAGGTCGTCGTCGAAGGGCTGAAGACGAAGTACCCGCAGGGGGCGAAGGTCGCGCTGGCCGCCAACCAGACCGAGTCCGGCCAGGGCTACGCCAACGGGTTCAAGAAGGCGATCGAGGGCACGAACTTCACGATCGCCAAGGAAGCGCCGCTGACCGACCCGAACACCGCCGCGTCGGCGTTGAAGGCGTCGGCCGCGCCGATCCTGGTCAACGCCGGGGTGACCACCGACTGCCTCGCGCTGACCCAGGCGATCGGCCGGGTCGGCTGGAAGCCCGAGACCGTGATCCAGCCCTCGAACTGCGCCGACGGCGCGACGCTCTACGCGCCGGCCGGTGCCGCCGCCGACCAGCAGCAGATCCTCAAGTGGCTCAAGGACCCGGCCGACCAGGCGTTCGCGTCCGACGCGGCCGTGCAGGAGTACCTGAAGCAGTCCGCGGCCAACGGCGCCGACTCCCCGACCAACAGCTACACGGTCAACGGCTGGGCGATCGGCGACCTGATGATCGACGTGTTCACCAACGCCGCGAAGTCGAAGGAAGGCCTGTCGCGGGCCTCGATCATGCAGGCCGCGCGTAACCAGAGCTACCAGCCGCCGATGTTCATCGACGGCATCAAGTTCACGATGACGCCGGACAAGTCGCTCGGCATCCAGGCGTTCCAGCCCTACACCTGGCAGGCCGGCGCCAAGCGGTTCACCTCGTCCGGCGACGTCATCGACATCTCGGACGGCCAGTGA
- a CDS encoding class I adenylate-forming enzyme family protein, whose translation MSWAHTVVAAMGRRRSAVAFRGHGVVRTHGESRDRAVRFAHALGVRPGDRVALVVEDRADAVEAYLGVGLTGATAVHVNDRLAVPEIAEVLSRSGAGTVVVTAGHVERLEELLAGSGLRVVTPADYRDMVAAGSTAVPSTPGDPDLPGIVGFTSGTTGRPKGVVHTHRNLDAIVRHMPAHDGLRWGSRCGFTGTLAFVAGIWGVVLPHLYVGGEVSFQAGLDPERWVDRMIAERTNFTYAPTPLMTAFADAVRRRPAVLDHLDGVLHSGSLAPRDAVADLVDAIGPRYVETYGMTETGAPVTATVPDDWRAGCAASDPYASAGRAVPIASVSIVGPDGTPLRAGETGEIVVRSETLFSGYLDDAPAGDALRTGDLGALDDAGYLYVRGRSKDMIVTGGMNVFPAEVEQVLALGEGVAEVAVFGVAHPRWGETVTAAVVPRPGAAVDTAALDVLVRERLASYKKPTSIHVVDALPRTASLKVRKDELQRRFGAS comes from the coding sequence GTGTCCTGGGCCCACACGGTCGTGGCCGCGATGGGGCGGCGGCGCTCGGCCGTCGCCTTCCGCGGCCACGGCGTGGTCCGCACGCACGGCGAGTCACGCGACCGGGCGGTCCGGTTCGCCCACGCGCTGGGCGTGCGGCCCGGCGACCGGGTGGCGCTCGTCGTCGAGGACCGGGCCGACGCGGTCGAGGCCTACCTCGGGGTCGGCCTGACCGGCGCGACCGCGGTGCACGTCAACGACCGCCTGGCGGTGCCGGAGATCGCCGAGGTGCTCTCGCGCTCGGGCGCCGGCACGGTCGTCGTCACGGCCGGTCACGTCGAGCGCCTCGAGGAGCTGCTGGCCGGCTCCGGGCTGCGCGTCGTCACGCCGGCCGACTACCGGGACATGGTCGCGGCGGGGTCCACCGCCGTGCCGTCGACGCCCGGCGATCCCGACCTCCCCGGGATCGTCGGGTTCACCAGTGGCACCACCGGGCGCCCGAAAGGCGTGGTGCACACCCACCGCAACCTCGACGCGATCGTACGCCACATGCCCGCCCACGACGGGCTGCGCTGGGGTAGCCGCTGCGGGTTCACCGGCACGCTCGCGTTCGTCGCCGGGATCTGGGGTGTCGTGCTGCCCCACCTGTACGTCGGCGGTGAGGTCTCGTTCCAGGCCGGGCTCGACCCCGAGCGCTGGGTCGACCGGATGATCGCCGAGCGGACGAACTTCACCTACGCGCCGACGCCGCTGATGACCGCGTTCGCGGACGCCGTGCGGCGGCGCCCGGCGGTGCTCGACCACCTCGACGGCGTGCTGCACTCCGGGTCGCTCGCGCCGCGCGACGCGGTGGCGGACCTGGTCGACGCGATCGGCCCGCGGTACGTGGAGACGTACGGCATGACCGAGACCGGGGCGCCGGTGACCGCGACCGTGCCGGACGACTGGCGCGCGGGTTGCGCGGCGTCCGACCCCTACGCGAGCGCCGGGCGCGCGGTGCCGATCGCGTCGGTGTCGATCGTCGGCCCGGACGGAACGCCGCTGCGCGCGGGCGAGACCGGCGAGATCGTCGTCCGCAGCGAGACGCTGTTCAGCGGTTACCTGGACGACGCGCCGGCGGGCGACGCGCTGCGTACCGGCGACCTCGGCGCGCTCGACGACGCCGGTTACCTGTACGTCCGCGGCCGGTCGAAGGACATGATCGTCACCGGCGGCATGAACGTCTTCCCGGCCGAGGTGGAGCAGGTGCTCGCGCTCGGCGAGGGCGTCGCCGAGGTCGCGGTGTTCGGCGTCGCGCACCCGCGGTGGGGTGAGACGGTGACCGCCGCGGTGGTGCCGCGGCCGGGCGCGGCGGTGGACACCGCCGCGCTGGACGTGCTGGTCCGTGAGCGGCTCGCGTCGTACAAGAAACCGACGAGCATCCACGTGGTCGACGCGCTGCCGCGCACCGCGAGCCTGAAGGTACGCAAGGACGAGCTGCAGCGGAGGTTCGGTGCTTCCTGA
- a CDS encoding nitronate monooxygenase: protein MFLVSGPELVIAAAKAGVLGAFPAPNCRTTGELDAWLGTITAAVTSPWALNLVTHRTNTRLADDLRLVAEYRPPVVITALGSPAPAVEVVHAYGGLVIADVVDLRLARKAVAAGVDGLGLVSAGSGGHTGHLSPLAFVPAVRSFFDGLLVVGGGVADGAGVLGGLATGADLVSVGTRFLATAESRAAPEYKQMVIDHGPDDLVISSAVTGTPASWLRPSLDAHGIDPAGTLAGGRAYDSANPAARWRDLWAAGQGLGLVTDAPPVAEVVDRLTSEFDAARTRLTTIRPV from the coding sequence ATGTTCCTGGTGTCGGGGCCGGAGCTGGTGATCGCGGCCGCGAAGGCCGGGGTGCTGGGGGCGTTCCCGGCGCCGAACTGCCGGACCACCGGCGAGCTGGACGCGTGGCTCGGCACGATCACCGCGGCGGTCACCTCGCCGTGGGCGTTGAACCTGGTCACGCACCGCACGAACACCCGGCTCGCGGACGACCTGCGGCTGGTGGCCGAGTACCGGCCCCCGGTCGTGATCACCGCGCTGGGCTCGCCGGCCCCGGCCGTCGAGGTCGTGCACGCGTACGGCGGGCTGGTGATCGCCGACGTCGTCGACCTCCGGCTCGCGCGCAAGGCCGTAGCGGCCGGCGTCGACGGGCTCGGGCTGGTCTCGGCGGGATCCGGCGGGCACACCGGGCACCTGTCGCCGCTCGCGTTCGTCCCGGCGGTCCGGTCGTTCTTCGACGGGTTGCTCGTGGTCGGCGGCGGCGTCGCGGACGGCGCCGGGGTGCTCGGCGGGCTGGCGACCGGCGCCGACCTGGTGTCGGTGGGAACACGGTTCCTGGCCACCGCGGAGAGCCGGGCGGCGCCGGAGTACAAGCAGATGGTGATCGACCACGGCCCGGACGACCTGGTGATCAGCTCGGCCGTGACCGGCACCCCGGCGTCGTGGCTGCGCCCCAGCCTCGACGCCCACGGCATCGACCCGGCCGGGACGCTCGCCGGCGGCCGCGCCTACGACAGCGCGAACCCGGCCGCCCGGTGGCGGGATCTCTGGGCCGCGGGCCAGGGGCTCGGCCTGGTGACCGACGCTCCCCCGGTCGCCGAGGTCGTCGACCGACTGACGTCCGAGTTCGACGCCGCCCGCACCCGCCTCACCACGATCCGTCCGGTCTAA
- a CDS encoding class I adenylate-forming enzyme family protein, which yields MSRGLHPAEKVADYQARGWWSDETVDQLFRDRVAERGDHLAIVDPANRAALLGGEPRRLTWSELDGEVTWLAARLLELGLRRGDVLGVQLPNTVELAEVYLAAWTIGVIVSPLPMQYREREIAEMAAQASFRAYVTVATFGGRSPAAEVASVRDRLPALEHVVTFGRPGEGAAWVPVPASAEDRSAVDAHRAGDPNDPNDALTICWTSGTESTPKGVPRCHLDWLAICWATVDAPRMVAADVLLNPFPMVNMAGINGMFLPWLRTGCVLVQHHPFDLGVFLGQIASERVTYTVAPPAMLWLLLSDDRLSKAVETSALTRIGSGSVPLQPEMVRGWQERFGIGVINFFGSNEGIGLLSGPEDFPDPAERAQFFPRYGAPGVTWSSRLADQVTVKLVDPVSGAEVTAPGQPGELHLGGPTVFAGYLNGVAPFDSDGYLKTGDLFEIAGDRGQYLRFLDRAKDLVIRGGMNIAPAELEGLIGAHPAVADVAVVGDPDDVLGEKVAAVVVLAPGASLTLDELVAFLREQKIASYKLPERLDVRDALPRNPVGKVLKRELRR from the coding sequence GTGAGCAGGGGCCTGCACCCGGCGGAGAAGGTCGCCGACTACCAGGCCCGGGGCTGGTGGAGCGACGAGACCGTCGACCAGCTGTTCCGGGACCGGGTCGCGGAGCGCGGTGACCACCTGGCGATCGTCGATCCGGCGAACCGGGCGGCGCTGCTCGGCGGGGAACCCCGGCGCCTGACCTGGTCCGAGCTGGACGGTGAGGTGACCTGGCTGGCCGCCCGCCTGCTGGAGCTCGGGCTGCGGCGCGGCGACGTCCTCGGCGTGCAGCTGCCGAACACGGTCGAGCTGGCCGAGGTCTACCTCGCGGCCTGGACGATCGGGGTGATCGTCTCGCCGCTGCCGATGCAGTACCGCGAGCGCGAGATCGCCGAGATGGCGGCGCAGGCGTCGTTCCGCGCGTACGTCACGGTGGCGACGTTCGGCGGCCGGTCGCCGGCCGCCGAGGTCGCCTCGGTCCGCGATCGCCTCCCGGCCCTGGAGCACGTCGTCACCTTCGGGCGGCCGGGTGAGGGCGCCGCCTGGGTGCCGGTCCCGGCGTCGGCCGAGGACCGGAGCGCGGTCGACGCGCACCGGGCCGGCGACCCCAACGACCCGAACGACGCGCTGACGATCTGCTGGACGTCGGGCACCGAGAGCACCCCGAAGGGCGTGCCCCGGTGCCACCTGGACTGGCTGGCGATCTGCTGGGCCACCGTGGACGCGCCCCGTATGGTCGCCGCCGACGTGCTGCTCAACCCGTTCCCGATGGTGAACATGGCCGGGATCAACGGCATGTTCCTGCCGTGGCTGCGTACCGGGTGCGTGCTCGTCCAGCACCACCCGTTCGACCTCGGGGTGTTCCTGGGCCAGATCGCGTCGGAGCGGGTCACCTACACGGTGGCGCCCCCGGCGATGCTCTGGCTGCTGCTCTCCGACGACCGGCTGAGCAAGGCCGTCGAGACGTCCGCGCTGACCCGGATCGGGTCGGGCTCGGTGCCGCTGCAGCCGGAGATGGTGCGGGGCTGGCAGGAACGGTTCGGGATCGGCGTCATCAACTTCTTCGGGTCCAACGAGGGCATCGGCCTGCTCTCCGGCCCCGAGGACTTCCCGGACCCGGCCGAGCGGGCCCAGTTCTTCCCGCGGTACGGCGCGCCCGGGGTGACCTGGTCGTCCCGGTTGGCCGACCAGGTCACGGTGAAGCTCGTCGACCCGGTGTCGGGCGCCGAGGTGACCGCACCGGGGCAGCCGGGTGAGCTGCACCTGGGCGGCCCGACCGTGTTCGCCGGCTACCTGAACGGCGTCGCGCCGTTCGACTCCGACGGGTACCTGAAGACCGGGGACCTGTTCGAGATCGCCGGGGACCGCGGGCAGTACCTGCGGTTCCTCGACCGGGCCAAGGACCTGGTGATCCGCGGCGGGATGAACATCGCGCCGGCGGAGCTGGAAGGCCTGATCGGGGCGCATCCGGCGGTGGCCGACGTCGCGGTCGTCGGTGACCCCGACGACGTGCTCGGCGAGAAGGTCGCGGCGGTCGTCGTGCTCGCGCCGGGAGCGTCGCTGACGCTGGACGAGCTCGTCGCGTTCCTGCGCGAGCAGAAGATCGCGTCGTACAAGCTGCCGGAGCGGCTCGACGTGCGGGACGCCTTGCCCCGCAACCCTGTCGGCAAGGTACTGAAGCGGGAGCTACGCCGATGA
- a CDS encoding DUF4232 domain-containing protein has translation MKSRLALLGVGLLLAVPACSVEFAAARAADPAVCTAEDIQVDVTRQPSGPVGLVALENASERACTLDGRATVTLTNAADEDVSVPTAAVDQPGPAVSFLLPPGTTAFQGITWTPCSKGDSSCGVGNGLRVTLPGSTTPLNAELLDFPAPEKNDITMSSLRVGTIQPSRQGVVAW, from the coding sequence ATGAAAAGCCGCCTGGCCCTGCTCGGCGTCGGTCTGCTGCTCGCCGTGCCGGCCTGCTCGGTTGAGTTCGCGGCCGCCCGGGCCGCGGATCCGGCCGTGTGCACGGCCGAGGACATCCAGGTCGACGTCACCCGGCAGCCGTCCGGGCCGGTCGGGCTGGTCGCGCTGGAGAACGCGTCGGAGCGGGCCTGCACGCTGGACGGCCGGGCGACGGTCACGCTGACGAACGCCGCCGACGAGGACGTGTCCGTGCCGACGGCCGCGGTGGACCAGCCCGGCCCCGCGGTGTCGTTCCTGCTGCCGCCCGGGACCACGGCGTTCCAGGGAATCACGTGGACGCCGTGCTCCAAAGGGGACAGCTCGTGCGGGGTCGGCAACGGGCTGCGGGTGACGCTGCCGGGCTCCACGACGCCGCTGAACGCCGAACTCCTGGACTTCCCGGCGCCGGAGAAGAACGACATCACGATGTCGTCCCTGCGGGTAGGGACGATCCAGCCGTCCCGCCAGGGCGTCGTGGCCTGGTAG
- a CDS encoding AfsR/SARP family transcriptional regulator — protein MSAFRLLGSFEVRAPDGSRIAVGRRKQRALLALLLLRGSSLVRSDEIVDALWGADPPSSARANLHSYVFGLRQVLDQVAPGGAARLVTSAAGYRLDVAAGDCDAAVFERLAAEGRRALEQERSADALDVLTRALELWRGPVVPDLADAPWMAPHVTRLTETRLAAIEDRVEARLALGDHAGLVGELAAATAEHPLRERLWGQYLRVLRVTGARARALAAYETLRAVLRDELGVEPSPELQELYRAIRDDDGATAAPRHPALLPPAVPDFTGRVSEVRRLLKVLTPHTPPAGLSVLGITGMAGVGKTTLAVHVAHAAAPAYPDGQLYVNLAGAGPDPVAPADVLGRFLRALGVPSPAVPTDADERAELYRTLLTGRRVLVVLDNAATEAQVRPLLPGAAGCTVLVTSRVRLSGLEGARWTELEVLDADDGVRLLSRIVDDARVDDHDADAAAVVGLCGGLPLAVRIAGARLTARPGWTVSHLVALLRDENRRLDRLDAGDLRVRASLALSDDGLRPSARALFRRLSVLDVPDFAGWLATVLSDEKPERAARDLDDLVDAHVLSAVGTDPAGQTRYRFHDLVRLYARDRAAAEGDDEEALRRGLGAWLAVASALEPGIPGPTWAQIESRAFRPDVHEVRCELSGVSAVDWFDAEQVALRALVRQACAAGRTDVAFDLAQRCEKYFDLRGMYAEWATTNRLVVGACRAAGDRRGEAVARRGLADLTTWITDDQSTEAMTRQHAEAIRVQELFREVGEHGGMADAGVMRSWALTATGRHAEAMSAARESLEWASAAAHVGGESRAHLALAVAAGESGDLGQALEHLNLALERARVLGNPRGEATVLQFFGIGFGRAGLLDEAEGYLAESLAISRRHRDLYTETLTLICLARVRLQRGDEDASLAAEEALATAREYNMPHHVADALGILGEIALGAGRPVEAVGYLRESVALWRTRGWLRFLAGALVALGRALTAVDRVESAAALREGAALFAQAGDDAGADEARRLLAEL, from the coding sequence ATGAGTGCGTTTCGCCTGCTGGGCAGTTTCGAGGTGCGCGCGCCCGACGGCTCCCGGATCGCGGTGGGCCGGCGCAAGCAGCGGGCGCTGCTCGCGTTGCTGCTGCTGCGCGGCTCCTCACTGGTGCGATCGGACGAGATCGTCGACGCGCTGTGGGGCGCCGACCCGCCGTCGTCGGCGCGGGCGAACCTGCACTCGTACGTGTTCGGGCTGCGCCAGGTCCTCGATCAGGTCGCGCCGGGTGGGGCGGCCCGGCTGGTCACGTCGGCCGCCGGGTACCGTCTGGACGTCGCCGCCGGTGACTGCGACGCCGCGGTCTTCGAGCGCCTGGCCGCCGAGGGCCGTCGCGCGCTCGAGCAGGAGCGCTCCGCGGACGCCCTGGACGTCCTGACCCGCGCGCTGGAGCTGTGGCGCGGGCCGGTGGTCCCGGATCTGGCCGACGCGCCGTGGATGGCCCCGCACGTCACGCGGCTGACCGAGACCCGGCTGGCCGCGATCGAGGACCGCGTCGAGGCCCGGCTGGCGCTCGGCGACCACGCCGGGCTGGTCGGGGAGCTGGCCGCCGCGACCGCGGAACACCCGCTGCGCGAGCGCCTCTGGGGCCAGTACCTGCGGGTGCTGCGGGTCACCGGGGCCCGCGCCCGGGCGCTCGCGGCCTACGAGACGCTGCGCGCGGTGCTGCGCGACGAGCTCGGCGTCGAGCCCTCGCCGGAACTCCAGGAGCTCTACCGGGCGATCCGTGACGACGACGGGGCTACGGCGGCACCGCGTCACCCGGCCCTGTTACCCCCGGCGGTGCCGGACTTCACCGGCCGGGTGTCCGAGGTGCGCCGGCTGCTCAAGGTGCTGACGCCGCACACCCCACCGGCGGGGCTGTCGGTCCTCGGCATCACCGGGATGGCCGGGGTCGGCAAGACGACGCTCGCGGTGCACGTCGCCCACGCGGCCGCGCCGGCGTACCCGGACGGTCAGCTGTACGTGAACCTGGCCGGTGCCGGGCCCGACCCGGTCGCCCCCGCCGACGTGCTGGGCCGGTTCCTGCGGGCGCTGGGCGTCCCGAGCCCCGCGGTGCCCACCGACGCCGACGAACGGGCCGAGCTCTACCGCACGCTGCTCACCGGGCGGCGGGTTCTCGTCGTGCTCGACAACGCCGCCACCGAGGCCCAGGTCCGGCCGCTGCTACCGGGGGCGGCGGGCTGCACGGTGCTGGTCACCAGCCGGGTGCGGCTGTCCGGTCTGGAGGGTGCGCGCTGGACCGAGCTCGAGGTGCTCGACGCCGACGACGGCGTGCGGCTGCTGTCCCGGATCGTCGACGACGCCCGGGTCGACGACCACGACGCCGACGCCGCGGCCGTCGTCGGACTCTGCGGTGGTCTGCCGCTGGCGGTGCGCATCGCGGGCGCGCGCCTGACCGCGCGCCCCGGCTGGACGGTGTCGCACCTGGTGGCCCTGCTGCGCGACGAGAACCGGCGCCTCGACCGGCTCGACGCCGGTGACCTGCGGGTCCGCGCGTCGCTGGCGCTGAGCGACGACGGGCTCCGGCCGTCCGCCCGGGCGCTGTTCCGGCGCTTGAGCGTGCTCGACGTCCCCGACTTCGCCGGGTGGCTGGCCACCGTGCTCTCCGACGAGAAGCCCGAACGCGCCGCGCGTGACCTCGACGACCTGGTCGACGCCCACGTGCTCTCGGCCGTCGGCACGGACCCCGCCGGCCAGACCCGCTACCGCTTCCACGACCTCGTGCGCCTCTACGCCCGCGACCGGGCCGCGGCCGAGGGCGACGACGAGGAGGCCCTGCGCCGCGGTCTGGGCGCCTGGCTGGCGGTGGCCTCCGCGCTCGAACCCGGCATTCCCGGCCCGACCTGGGCGCAGATCGAGAGCCGGGCGTTCCGCCCGGACGTCCACGAGGTCCGGTGCGAGTTGTCCGGGGTGTCGGCCGTCGACTGGTTCGACGCCGAGCAGGTCGCGTTGCGTGCGCTGGTCCGCCAGGCCTGCGCGGCGGGGCGCACCGACGTGGCGTTCGACCTCGCCCAGCGCTGCGAGAAGTATTTCGACCTGCGCGGGATGTACGCCGAGTGGGCCACGACGAACCGCCTGGTCGTGGGTGCGTGCCGCGCGGCGGGCGACCGGCGGGGGGAGGCGGTGGCGCGGCGCGGGCTGGCCGACCTGACCACCTGGATCACCGACGACCAGAGCACCGAGGCGATGACCAGGCAGCACGCGGAGGCGATCCGGGTGCAGGAACTGTTCCGCGAGGTCGGCGAGCACGGCGGCATGGCCGACGCCGGGGTGATGCGCTCGTGGGCGCTGACCGCCACCGGACGTCACGCCGAGGCGATGAGCGCCGCCCGCGAATCGCTGGAGTGGGCCTCGGCCGCCGCGCACGTGGGCGGGGAGTCGCGCGCCCACCTGGCGCTGGCCGTGGCGGCCGGGGAGTCCGGTGACCTGGGGCAGGCGCTGGAGCACCTGAACCTGGCGCTGGAGCGGGCCCGGGTGCTCGGCAACCCGCGCGGCGAGGCGACCGTCCTGCAGTTCTTCGGCATCGGGTTCGGGCGGGCGGGCCTGCTCGACGAGGCCGAGGGCTACCTCGCCGAGTCGCTGGCGATCTCGCGGCGCCACCGGGACCTCTACACCGAGACGCTGACGTTGATCTGCCTGGCGCGGGTGCGGTTGCAGCGCGGGGACGAGGACGCGTCGCTGGCCGCCGAGGAGGCGTTGGCGACGGCTCGTGAGTACAACATGCCGCACCACGTCGCCGACGCGCTCGGGATCCTCGGGGAGATCGCGCTCGGGGCCGGCCGGCCGGTGGAGGCCGTGGGGTACCTGCGTGAATCGGTGGCGCTGTGGCGCACGCGCGGCTGGCTGCGTTTCCTGGCCGGGGCGCTGGTGGCGCTGGGGCGGGCGCTGACCGCGGTGGACCGGGTGGAGTCCGCGGCCGCCTTGCGTGAGGGTGCTGCGTTGTTCGCGCAGGCCGGGGACGACGCCGGGGCGGACGAGGCGCGGCGTTTACTCGCGGAACTCTGA
- a CDS encoding nuclear transport factor 2 family protein: protein MTDLEVARAMFDAWDRLDWDAAIDLFADDGVLHSVMQEPLVGKEAIAGRLRELAAGATWITLDVKTLGMIDGKVFVERVDRFGFNGHEGEVPVVGVLRIADGKVTEWLEYYDRATLLRGMGL, encoded by the coding sequence ATGACCGACCTCGAGGTCGCACGCGCCATGTTCGATGCCTGGGACCGGCTCGACTGGGACGCCGCGATCGACCTGTTCGCCGACGACGGCGTGCTGCACAGCGTCATGCAGGAGCCGCTGGTCGGCAAGGAGGCGATCGCCGGGCGGCTGCGTGAGCTCGCGGCCGGCGCCACCTGGATCACGCTCGACGTCAAGACGCTCGGGATGATCGACGGGAAGGTGTTCGTGGAGCGGGTCGACCGGTTCGGGTTCAACGGGCACGAGGGCGAGGTCCCGGTCGTCGGCGTGCTGCGGATCGCCGACGGCAAGGTCACCGAGTGGCTCGAGTACTACGACCGGGCGACGCTGCTGCGCGGGATGGGTCTCTGA
- a CDS encoding branched-chain amino acid ABC transporter permease: MTTATLAKPAASTTARFTIVEGSWEHRGIRAAGIVVAALALLAASQLTSFRVGQFTSVFIMAIAIIGLNLVTGYTGLLSIGHSAFFGLGAYTTGVLIVQLEFSPLATIPIAMLLTFALGLLVGLPSLRIHGLYLALVTLAVAVAFPEIVRRLEGLTGGAAGMVVRSRYLAPPEWTGLVRAQRGIWMFWLSAFVLVLVMLFARGLIRSRFGLMMRTVRDHEIAAAASGVGIARTKILVFGVSGAITGLAGALFTMYIGALSPDGSFTLLKSIELVTGLVLGGVATQFGPLIGAFAVVFLPYYTSSFMTGPLSGVLFGAVLIALCFLMPEGIAGRLGILIRKVVTVLPPDHPSLRER, from the coding sequence ATGACGACCGCAACTCTCGCGAAGCCCGCGGCGAGCACGACCGCCCGCTTCACGATCGTCGAAGGCTCCTGGGAGCACCGCGGCATCCGCGCCGCCGGGATCGTCGTGGCCGCCCTCGCACTTCTGGCGGCCTCGCAGCTGACGAGCTTCCGCGTCGGCCAGTTCACGTCGGTGTTCATCATGGCGATCGCGATCATCGGCCTGAACCTGGTCACCGGGTACACCGGTCTGCTCTCGATCGGGCACTCGGCGTTCTTCGGGCTCGGCGCCTACACGACCGGTGTGCTCATCGTGCAGCTCGAGTTCTCCCCCCTGGCGACGATCCCGATCGCGATGCTGCTGACGTTCGCGCTCGGGCTGCTCGTCGGGCTGCCGTCGCTGCGTATCCACGGGCTGTACCTGGCGCTCGTCACGCTCGCGGTGGCGGTCGCGTTCCCGGAGATCGTGCGCCGCCTCGAGGGCCTCACCGGTGGCGCGGCCGGCATGGTCGTGCGCTCCCGGTACCTGGCGCCCCCGGAGTGGACCGGGCTGGTGCGGGCCCAGCGGGGCATCTGGATGTTCTGGCTGTCGGCGTTCGTCCTGGTCCTCGTCATGCTGTTCGCCCGGGGCCTGATCCGCAGCCGGTTCGGGCTGATGATGCGCACGGTCCGCGACCACGAGATCGCGGCCGCAGCGAGCGGCGTCGGCATCGCCCGGACGAAGATCCTCGTGTTCGGCGTCTCCGGCGCGATCACCGGCCTGGCCGGCGCGCTGTTCACGATGTACATCGGGGCGCTCTCCCCCGACGGCTCGTTCACGCTGCTCAAGTCGATCGAGCTGGTCACCGGCCTGGTGCTCGGCGGGGTCGCCACCCAGTTCGGGCCGCTGATCGGGGCGTTCGCCGTCGTCTTCCTGCCCTACTACACCTCGTCGTTCATGACCGGACCCCTCTCCGGCGTCCTGTTCGGCGCCGTGCTGATCGCCCTGTGCTTCCTGATGCCCGAGGGCATCGCCGGTCGTCTCGGAATCCTGATCCGCAAGGTCGTGACCGTGCTGCCACCCGACCATCCCTCGCTCCGCGAACGCTGA